From Pelomonas sp. SE-A7, a single genomic window includes:
- a CDS encoding XdhC family protein has product MDNVDLNVLRQLVQWRAEGRRVVLGTITRTWGSAPRPLGSWVAVRDDGAIAGSVSGGCIEDDLIARIRDGALDLVKPELVRYGVGAEEATRFGLPCGGTLELLLEPVTEASACEELLRRLSSGQRVRRELDRASGRVELFDEHGADLLQLSEQRLVSNHGPHWRLLIIGAGQLTQYLAQMALALDYQVLVCDPREEYAEEWAVAGTRLLRGMPDDVVQELRPDAHTAIVALTHDPKLDDLALMEALKSPAFYVGAIGSRANQAKRRARLAEHFSVTEAELDRLHGPIGLAIGARTPPEIAVSILAQLTAERYGARGSGAESGCAV; this is encoded by the coding sequence ATGGACAACGTCGACCTCAATGTCTTGCGCCAGCTGGTGCAGTGGCGCGCCGAAGGCCGGCGCGTGGTGCTGGGCACGATCACCCGCACCTGGGGCTCGGCGCCACGGCCGCTGGGCTCCTGGGTGGCGGTGCGCGACGACGGCGCGATCGCCGGCTCGGTCTCGGGCGGCTGCATAGAAGACGACCTGATCGCCCGCATCCGCGACGGGGCCCTGGACCTGGTCAAGCCCGAACTGGTGCGCTACGGCGTAGGCGCCGAGGAGGCCACGCGCTTCGGCCTGCCGTGTGGCGGCACGCTGGAGCTGCTGCTGGAGCCGGTGACCGAGGCCTCGGCCTGTGAGGAATTGCTGCGCCGCCTGAGCAGCGGCCAGCGGGTGCGCCGCGAGCTGGACCGTGCCAGTGGCCGGGTCGAGCTGTTCGACGAGCATGGCGCCGACCTGCTGCAGCTGAGCGAGCAGCGCCTGGTCAGCAACCATGGCCCGCATTGGCGGCTCTTGATCATCGGCGCCGGCCAGCTGACCCAGTACCTGGCCCAGATGGCCCTGGCCCTGGACTACCAGGTGCTGGTCTGCGACCCGCGCGAGGAATATGCCGAGGAATGGGCCGTGGCCGGCACCCGGCTGCTGCGCGGCATGCCCGACGACGTGGTGCAGGAGCTGCGCCCCGACGCCCACACCGCCATCGTGGCCCTGACCCATGACCCCAAGCTGGACGACCTGGCCCTGATGGAGGCGCTCAAGAGCCCGGCTTTCTACGTCGGCGCCATAGGCTCGCGCGCCAACCAGGCCAAGCGCCGTGCGCGCCTGGCCGAGCATTTCTCGGTGACCGAGGCCGAGCTCGACCGGCTGCACGGCCCGATTGGCCTCGCCATAGGCGCCCGCACCCCACCCGAGATCGCCGTCTCCATCCTGGCCCAGCTGACGGCCGAGCGCTACGGGGCGCGGGGGAGTGGGGCGGAGAGCGGGTGTGCGGTGTGA
- a CDS encoding ABC transporter substrate-binding protein → MTELTRRAALALGLSAPLPLLAQAGRDAVVIGLTLEPPGLDPTSGAASSIAEVVLYNVLEPLTKIAPDGTVQPLLAERWEVSSDQKSWRFLLRRGPRFHNGEPFNAAAVKFSFERAASETSSNKDKRVFANMAGIATPDEATVLITLKTPEPELPFLLGQASSVIVEPRSAAGNAQNPVGTGPYQLEQWQRGSSLRLKAVDGWRAAVAIKRVQFRVISDPAAQVAALLAGDVDAFPRVAVARSLARFKSDPRFQLFTSNSRAKTLIAINHQRKPLDQLQVRQALAAAIDRQAVIAAAADGYGVPIGSHYVPNAPGYVDTTALNAYDPERARALLKQAGVSGLQLTMKLPPVPYARQGGELIRAQLAKVGVQVKLENIEWAQWMASVYGQRNYELTLISHVEPHDLGNYARPNYYWGYRNPAFDKLWERLHAAPREAERLQLLAEIQRLLAQDAAAIYLYQPQWLTVARKNLKGLWTDMPIFANELSALSWT, encoded by the coding sequence ATGACCGAGCTGACCCGCCGCGCCGCGCTGGCGCTGGGACTTTCCGCCCCGTTGCCCCTGCTGGCCCAGGCCGGCCGCGACGCCGTCGTGATCGGATTGACGCTGGAGCCGCCCGGCCTGGACCCGACCAGCGGCGCCGCCTCGTCCATCGCCGAGGTCGTGCTCTACAACGTGCTGGAGCCGCTGACCAAGATCGCGCCGGACGGCACGGTCCAGCCGCTGTTGGCCGAGCGCTGGGAGGTCTCCAGCGACCAGAAGAGCTGGCGCTTCCTGCTGCGCCGCGGCCCGCGCTTCCACAACGGCGAGCCCTTCAACGCGGCGGCGGTGAAGTTCAGCTTCGAACGTGCGGCATCCGAGACCAGCAGCAACAAGGACAAGCGGGTGTTCGCCAACATGGCCGGCATCGCCACGCCGGACGAGGCCACGGTGCTGATCACGCTGAAGACGCCGGAGCCCGAGCTGCCCTTTCTGCTCGGCCAGGCCAGCAGCGTCATCGTCGAGCCCAGGAGCGCGGCCGGCAATGCGCAGAACCCGGTCGGCACCGGGCCGTACCAGCTGGAGCAGTGGCAGCGCGGCTCCAGCCTGCGCTTGAAAGCAGTCGACGGTTGGCGTGCGGCGGTGGCGATCAAGCGGGTGCAGTTCCGCGTCATCTCCGATCCGGCCGCCCAGGTCGCGGCCCTGCTGGCCGGCGACGTCGATGCTTTCCCGCGCGTGGCCGTGGCGCGCAGCCTGGCCCGCTTCAAGTCCGATCCGCGCTTCCAGCTGTTCACGAGCAACTCGCGGGCCAAGACCCTGATCGCCATCAACCACCAGCGCAAGCCGCTGGACCAGCTGCAGGTGCGCCAGGCCCTGGCCGCGGCCATAGACCGCCAGGCCGTGATCGCCGCCGCCGCCGACGGCTACGGCGTGCCCATAGGCAGCCACTACGTGCCCAACGCACCGGGCTATGTCGACACCACGGCCCTCAACGCCTACGACCCTGAACGCGCCAGGGCGCTGTTGAAGCAAGCCGGCGTCAGCGGCCTGCAGCTGACGATGAAACTGCCGCCCGTGCCCTATGCCCGCCAGGGCGGCGAACTGATCAGGGCCCAGCTGGCCAAGGTCGGCGTGCAAGTGAAGCTGGAGAACATCGAATGGGCGCAGTGGATGGCCTCGGTCTACGGCCAGCGCAACTACGAGCTGACCCTGATCTCGCATGTGGAGCCGCATGACCTCGGCAACTACGCCCGGCCCAACTACTACTGGGGTTACCGGAACCCGGCCTTCGACAAGCTGTGGGAGCGCCTGCATGCCGCGCCGCGCGAGGCCGAGCGGCTGCAGCTGCTGGCCGAGATCCAGCGCCTGCTGGCCCAGGACGCCGCGGCCATCTACCTCTACCAGCCGCAATGGCTGACCGTGGCCCGCAAGAACCTCAAGGGCCTGTGGACCGACATGCCGATCTTCGCCAACGAGCTGTCCGCCCTGAGCTGGACTTGA
- a CDS encoding metalloregulator ArsR/SmtB family transcription factor codes for MSLDKVFEALASSARRQMLAYLSAGPLSTSELATRFEMSAPAVSRHLSVLENAGLVSSRREGQFVLYELVPEKLSTTLTGFALEICPVGRPLKKEARALAQRRKPAR; via the coding sequence ATGTCGCTGGACAAGGTCTTTGAAGCCCTGGCTTCCTCCGCACGTCGCCAGATGCTGGCCTACCTGTCGGCCGGTCCATTGAGCACCAGCGAGCTGGCCACGCGCTTCGAGATGAGTGCGCCCGCGGTCTCGCGCCATCTGTCGGTGCTGGAGAACGCCGGCCTGGTCAGCAGCCGGCGCGAGGGGCAGTTCGTGCTGTACGAGTTGGTGCCGGAGAAGCTGAGCACCACCTTGACCGGCTTCGCGCTGGAGATCTGTCCGGTCGGCCGGCCCTTGAAGAAGGAGGCGCGGGCCCTGGCCCAGCGCCGCAAGCCCGCCCGTTAA
- a CDS encoding glutathione S-transferase family protein — protein MTIKLHYFPSNASFAPHVLLEEMKLPYERVLVDRNQGAHKSPEYLKLNPNGLIPVLEDGDLVLYEVAAILLHLGDTHPQAGLVPPLATAERAQFYKWLIWLTNTLQPLLIGYYYPERWVDEGNVEGAAQAKASAERRIGPLLDQLDQLLAGHGGPWLLGDKYTVADPLAFMLCRWTRNFARPARSLPNIGAYLNRMLERPAVQQAIATEQLPQPWV, from the coding sequence ATGACGATCAAGCTGCACTACTTTCCCAGCAACGCCAGTTTTGCCCCGCATGTCCTGCTGGAGGAAATGAAGCTGCCCTACGAGCGCGTGCTGGTCGACCGCAACCAGGGCGCCCACAAGTCGCCCGAATACCTGAAGCTCAATCCGAACGGCCTGATCCCGGTGCTCGAGGACGGCGACCTGGTGCTCTACGAGGTGGCGGCCATCCTGCTGCACCTGGGCGACACCCACCCGCAAGCCGGCCTGGTGCCGCCGCTGGCCACGGCCGAGCGAGCCCAGTTCTACAAATGGCTGATCTGGCTGACCAACACCCTGCAGCCGCTGCTGATCGGCTACTACTACCCGGAGCGCTGGGTGGACGAGGGCAATGTCGAGGGTGCGGCGCAGGCCAAGGCCTCGGCCGAGCGCCGCATCGGCCCCTTGCTGGACCAGCTCGACCAGCTGCTGGCCGGCCATGGCGGCCCCTGGCTGCTGGGCGACAAGTACACGGTGGCCGATCCGCTGGCCTTCATGCTGTGCCGCTGGACCCGCAACTTCGCGCGCCCGGCCCGCAGCCTGCCGAACATTGGCGCCTACCTGAACCGGATGCTGGAACGCCCGGCGGTGCAGCAGGCCATTGCCACCGAACAGCTGCCGCAGCCCTGGGTTTGA
- a CDS encoding amidase, producing MHELSATELLVRYRERSLSPVEVTQAVIARIERWEPRLHALYHFDPEAALVQARASEQRWQRGEALALDGVPLTLKENIATAGCPMPLGTAALADAAPATEDAPPAARLREAGAVLLGKTTMPDYGMLSSGVSSLHPTTGNPWDTRLNPGGSSAGAAAAAAAGYGPLHLGTDIGGSVRLPASWCGIFTLKPSLGRIPIQPPYAGRVAGPMTRTVADAALMMGPLSQPDWRDGMSLPADPMAWQAPPLQVRGLRLGLLMDAGWGLDVDPEVAAAIEAAARTLEQAGAIVEPVAPFSSRAMIDGLDRFWRMRSWLDMQALTPERRERVLPYIRAWVATAERTTAAELFQGYSQMAAFRDAALRACQPFDFLLSPVAPCVAFEAERASPLDDPARPFEHIAFTVPFNFSEQPAASIPCGTNRAGLPIGLQIVGRRHDDLGVLRLAAAFEPLREPMPPWPAP from the coding sequence ATGCATGAGCTGAGCGCCACCGAACTGCTGGTCCGCTACCGCGAGCGCAGCCTCTCGCCGGTCGAGGTCACTCAGGCCGTCATAGCCCGCATCGAACGCTGGGAGCCGCGGCTGCATGCCCTCTACCACTTCGATCCGGAGGCGGCCCTGGTCCAGGCCCGCGCCTCCGAGCAGCGCTGGCAGCGGGGCGAGGCGCTCGCGCTGGACGGTGTTCCGCTGACGTTGAAGGAAAACATCGCGACCGCCGGCTGCCCCATGCCACTGGGGACGGCAGCGCTGGCCGATGCAGCACCGGCCACGGAAGACGCGCCGCCCGCCGCGCGGCTGCGCGAAGCCGGCGCCGTGCTGCTAGGCAAGACCACGATGCCGGACTACGGCATGCTGAGTTCGGGCGTCTCCAGCCTGCATCCGACCACGGGCAACCCCTGGGACACGCGCCTGAACCCGGGCGGCAGCAGTGCCGGTGCGGCCGCCGCCGCCGCGGCCGGCTACGGCCCCTTGCACCTGGGCACGGACATAGGCGGTTCGGTGCGGCTGCCGGCCTCCTGGTGCGGCATCTTCACGCTCAAGCCCAGCCTGGGCCGCATCCCCATCCAGCCACCCTATGCGGGACGCGTGGCCGGACCGATGACCCGCACGGTCGCCGACGCCGCCCTGATGATGGGGCCGCTCAGCCAGCCCGACTGGCGCGACGGCATGAGCCTGCCGGCCGACCCCATGGCCTGGCAGGCGCCGCCGCTGCAAGTCCGCGGCCTGCGCCTGGGCCTGCTGATGGACGCGGGCTGGGGCCTTGATGTCGATCCCGAAGTCGCAGCCGCCATCGAAGCCGCGGCGCGAACACTGGAGCAGGCCGGCGCCATCGTCGAGCCGGTCGCACCGTTCTCGAGCCGCGCCATGATCGATGGCCTGGACCGCTTCTGGCGCATGCGCTCCTGGCTGGACATGCAAGCCCTGACCCCGGAGCGGCGCGAGCGGGTGCTGCCCTACATCCGCGCCTGGGTGGCCACGGCCGAGCGGACCACGGCGGCCGAGCTGTTCCAGGGCTACAGCCAGATGGCGGCCTTCCGCGATGCGGCGCTGCGCGCCTGCCAGCCGTTCGACTTCCTGCTGTCGCCCGTCGCGCCCTGCGTGGCCTTTGAGGCCGAGCGGGCCAGCCCGCTGGACGACCCGGCGCGACCTTTCGAACACATCGCCTTCACCGTGCCCTTCAACTTCAGCGAGCAGCCGGCGGCTTCCATCCCCTGCGGCACCAACCGGGCCGGCCTGCCCATAGGCTTGCAGATCGTGGGGCGGCGCCATGACGACTTGGGCGTGCTGCGCCTGGCGGCCGCCTTTGAACCGTTGCGCGAGCCAATGCCACCCTGGCCTGCCCCCTGA
- a CDS encoding glutathione S-transferase, which yields MRNHTLFGAQGSGSAAVEAALAAAGLPYDWVEAASWLPPGPGLEALTRVNPLQQIPTLVLDDGTVLTESAAILIELGLRHPDSGLLPAHPTARARAIRGLVFVAANCYAAISIIDYPQRWCAGADEDDIERIRAGSRERLHKHWSIFAEQFGTGFMAGGRPGALELLATVVSKWSGSRPHLAQARPEFHALLLTVEQHPAVAAVFARHWPN from the coding sequence ATGCGAAATCACACCCTTTTCGGGGCCCAGGGGTCCGGTTCGGCTGCGGTCGAAGCCGCGCTGGCGGCGGCCGGCCTGCCCTATGACTGGGTGGAAGCCGCGTCCTGGCTGCCGCCGGGGCCGGGCCTGGAAGCGCTGACCCGGGTCAATCCGCTGCAGCAGATTCCCACCCTGGTGCTGGACGACGGCACGGTGCTGACCGAAAGCGCCGCCATCCTGATCGAGCTGGGGCTGCGCCATCCCGACTCCGGGCTGCTGCCGGCCCATCCGACCGCACGGGCCCGGGCCATCCGCGGCCTGGTCTTCGTGGCGGCCAACTGCTATGCGGCGATCAGCATCATCGACTACCCGCAGCGCTGGTGCGCCGGCGCCGACGAGGACGACATCGAGCGCATCCGCGCCGGCTCCCGCGAGCGGCTGCACAAGCACTGGTCCATCTTTGCCGAGCAGTTCGGTACGGGATTCATGGCCGGCGGCCGACCCGGTGCGCTGGAGCTGCTGGCCACCGTCGTGTCCAAATGGTCGGGCTCGCGGCCGCACCTGGCGCAAGCCCGGCCAGAATTCCATGCCCTGCTGCTGACCGTGGAGCAGCATCCCGCCGTGGCCGCGGTCTTTGCCCGCCACTGGCCGAACTGA
- a CDS encoding (2Fe-2S)-binding protein, which produces MGIPITLKVNGQALTRQVEPDQLLVQFLREDLALTGTHVGCDTGQCGACTIHLNGRAVKSCTMLAVQANGQELTTIEGLAAADGTLHPMQAAFKECHGLQCGFCTPGMVMSAIDLVQHHRCATEAEIREGLEGNLCRCTGYQNIVRAVQAAIPAMK; this is translated from the coding sequence ATGGGCATCCCAATCACGCTCAAAGTCAACGGGCAGGCGCTGACGCGCCAGGTCGAACCGGACCAGCTGCTGGTCCAGTTCCTTCGCGAGGATCTGGCGCTGACCGGCACCCATGTCGGTTGCGACACCGGCCAGTGCGGGGCCTGCACCATCCACCTGAACGGCCGCGCGGTGAAGAGCTGCACCATGCTGGCCGTGCAGGCCAATGGCCAGGAGCTGACCACCATCGAAGGCCTGGCCGCCGCGGACGGCACGCTGCATCCCATGCAGGCCGCCTTCAAGGAATGCCATGGCCTGCAATGCGGCTTCTGCACGCCGGGCATGGTGATGAGCGCCATCGACCTGGTGCAGCACCACCGCTGTGCGACCGAGGCCGAGATCCGCGAGGGCCTGGAAGGCAACCTCTGCCGCTGCACCGGCTACCAGAACATCGTCCGCGCCGTGCAGGCCGCCATTCCGGCCATGAAGTAA
- a CDS encoding DUF6515 family protein, giving the protein MKLLTSTLLMAGLLAAALSPAPALADRPRDHMVFDQRYHHDHYYPAPGWVAPGLPRGAVVVRGGPSPFYFHGGVWYRPDGPRFRVVLPPLGLIVPVLPWAYVTLSIGGLPYFYANGVYYRHAVGGYEVVTAPPEADRAQPVQNVPPARPDPIIYPRNGQSPQQQEADRQECNRWATTQPAAMNEASVFNRAVEACMDGRGYTMK; this is encoded by the coding sequence ATGAAGCTCCTGACCTCCACCCTGCTGATGGCCGGCCTGCTGGCCGCCGCCCTGTCCCCCGCGCCGGCCCTGGCCGACCGTCCCCGCGACCACATGGTCTTCGACCAGCGCTACCACCATGACCACTACTACCCGGCGCCCGGCTGGGTCGCGCCCGGCCTGCCCCGCGGTGCGGTGGTGGTGCGGGGCGGCCCCAGCCCCTTCTACTTCCACGGCGGCGTCTGGTACCGGCCCGACGGCCCGCGCTTTCGCGTGGTGCTGCCGCCCCTGGGCCTGATCGTCCCCGTCCTGCCCTGGGCCTATGTGACGCTCAGCATTGGCGGCCTGCCCTACTTCTATGCCAACGGCGTCTACTACCGCCATGCGGTGGGCGGCTACGAGGTGGTCACCGCGCCGCCCGAGGCTGACCGCGCCCAGCCGGTTCAGAACGTGCCGCCGGCCCGGCCGGACCCGATCATCTACCCCCGCAACGGCCAGAGCCCGCAGCAGCAGGAAGCCGACCGCCAGGAATGCAACCGCTGGGCCACGACCCAGCCGGCCGCGATGAATGAGGCCAGCGTCTTCAACCGGGCCGTCGAAGCCTGCATGGATGGCCGCGGCTACACGATGAAGTAA
- a CDS encoding serine/threonine-protein kinase yields the protein MTDASNPDRSQIPGNPPEDEFNALASGTRFGELEILRTLGIGGFGIVYLAQDHALERLVAIKEYMPGQLAKRSEGSHVSVRSGSLAETFDLGRRSFVNEARLLARFDHRSLLKVYRFWEANGTAYMVMPYLQGQTLKQARQGMTEPPAEAWIMKRLLPLLDGLALLHTEHVYHRDIAPDNILLPLDEADPILLDFGAARRAISDKTQSFTAILKPSYAPIEQYAEAAALRQGPWTDIYAMAAVLHYLVMGHTPPPSTTRTVADEYQPLAERGLPGYSEHFLAAIDWALGVRPQDRPQSMREFRAALQGEIKPPESRYHYDPDRTIIAPRGAQAYEATQLIPDATTQVDASKALPPVVPPAPPPASPAPVPLPVPAPKAQPAAGPDKRQGPLLVGVAVLVLLVAGSWLIWGRGESGGKKPVESPSTAVSVPALRAEPASAPGSLAVQTAKVQAPAASIPVSSVPTAPAKQPPASSPAPRPAENKANGRSDSAKPAPAKDKPPLAPLPSMPKQDPSLSQPVTTAPTASTVNAAPSQAASRPAEAASGPPDPLVACGHKKTGALGALPDSFNLPLMACLERTCRKADYQAHGECAKIRELIEKRDGRF from the coding sequence ATGACCGACGCTTCGAACCCAGATCGCAGTCAGATCCCGGGCAATCCGCCGGAAGACGAGTTCAATGCCCTGGCCTCGGGCACACGCTTCGGCGAGCTGGAGATCCTGCGCACGCTGGGCATAGGCGGCTTCGGCATCGTCTACCTGGCCCAGGACCATGCGCTGGAGCGCCTGGTGGCGATCAAGGAATACATGCCGGGCCAGCTGGCCAAGCGCAGCGAAGGTTCGCATGTCTCGGTGCGCTCGGGCTCGCTGGCCGAGACCTTCGACCTGGGCCGGCGCAGCTTCGTCAACGAGGCGCGGCTGCTGGCCCGCTTCGACCATCGCTCGCTGCTCAAGGTCTACCGCTTCTGGGAAGCCAACGGCACCGCCTACATGGTCATGCCCTATCTGCAGGGGCAGACGCTGAAGCAGGCCCGGCAGGGCATGACCGAGCCGCCGGCCGAGGCCTGGATCATGAAGCGGCTGCTGCCGCTGCTGGACGGGCTGGCCCTGCTGCACACCGAGCACGTGTACCACCGCGACATCGCGCCGGACAACATCCTGCTGCCGCTGGACGAGGCCGACCCCATCCTGCTGGACTTCGGTGCGGCGCGCCGCGCGATCAGCGACAAGACCCAGTCCTTCACCGCCATCCTCAAGCCCAGCTACGCGCCCATCGAGCAGTACGCCGAGGCCGCGGCGCTGCGCCAGGGCCCCTGGACCGACATCTACGCGATGGCGGCGGTGCTGCATTACCTGGTCATGGGCCATACGCCGCCGCCCTCCACCACCCGCACCGTGGCCGACGAGTACCAGCCGCTGGCCGAACGTGGCCTGCCGGGCTACAGCGAGCATTTCCTGGCCGCCATCGACTGGGCCCTGGGCGTGCGGCCGCAGGACCGGCCGCAGTCCATGCGCGAATTCAGGGCGGCGCTGCAAGGCGAGATCAAGCCGCCCGAGTCGCGCTACCACTACGACCCGGATCGCACCATCATTGCGCCGCGCGGCGCCCAGGCCTACGAGGCCACGCAACTGATCCCGGACGCTACGACGCAGGTGGACGCATCGAAGGCGTTGCCGCCGGTCGTCCCGCCCGCCCCGCCGCCGGCTTCACCGGCGCCCGTGCCCTTGCCCGTGCCGGCACCCAAGGCCCAGCCAGCGGCGGGGCCAGACAAGCGACAGGGCCCCCTGCTGGTCGGCGTCGCCGTGCTGGTCCTGCTGGTCGCGGGCAGCTGGCTGATCTGGGGCCGGGGCGAAAGCGGCGGCAAGAAGCCTGTAGAGAGCCCGTCCACGGCGGTCTCGGTCCCGGCCTTGCGGGCAGAGCCGGCATCGGCCCCGGGCTCGCTGGCCGTGCAGACAGCCAAGGTTCAAGCACCCGCGGCCAGCATTCCCGTCAGCAGCGTGCCGACCGCCCCGGCGAAGCAGCCTCCGGCGTCATCGCCCGCTCCGAGGCCGGCGGAGAACAAGGCCAATGGGCGCAGCGACAGCGCCAAGCCCGCACCGGCCAAGGACAAGCCGCCGCTGGCGCCTCTGCCCAGCATGCCCAAGCAGGACCCCAGCCTGAGCCAGCCGGTCACGACAGCGCCTACCGCCTCGACGGTGAATGCCGCACCGTCCCAGGCCGCCAGCCGGCCGGCCGAGGCGGCCAGCGGTCCGCCCGACCCCCTGGTCGCCTGCGGCCACAAGAAGACCGGCGCCCTGGGCGCCCTGCCCGACTCGTTCAATCTGCCCTTGATGGCCTGCCTGGAACGCACCTGCCGCAAGGCCGACTACCAGGCCCATGGCGAGTGCGCCAAGATCCGCGAGCTGATCGAGAAAAGAGACGGCCGGTTCTGA
- a CDS encoding response regulator, producing MFADLQDALGNYLLPFLIAVPLAIVVILISVRKGDDRVERPSRLDPQPLPPAPAPAPAPAPANKAPAAVLVVDDSTVARTKLVKLFNEAGYLVASAKDGNEALEVLGRQKVDVLITDLEMPNKDGFELIADVKGSLATEDLPIIAITGHEELQTRVHEVQGLFGIFKKPWNDRELLKRVEALASLRKG from the coding sequence ATGTTTGCAGACCTGCAGGACGCGCTGGGCAATTACCTGCTGCCGTTCCTGATTGCCGTGCCGCTGGCCATCGTGGTGATCCTGATCAGCGTGCGCAAGGGCGACGACCGGGTCGAGCGCCCTTCGCGCCTGGACCCGCAGCCGCTGCCGCCTGCACCCGCGCCGGCCCCGGCTCCGGCTCCGGCCAACAAGGCACCGGCCGCCGTGCTGGTGGTGGACGATTCCACCGTGGCCCGCACCAAGCTCGTGAAGCTGTTCAACGAGGCCGGCTATCTGGTGGCCTCGGCCAAGGATGGCAACGAGGCGCTGGAAGTGCTGGGTCGCCAGAAGGTCGACGTCCTGATCACCGACCTGGAGATGCCCAACAAGGACGGCTTCGAGCTGATCGCCGACGTCAAGGGCAGCCTCGCCACCGAGGACCTGCCCATCATCGCCATCACGGGACATGAAGAGCTGCAGACCCGGGTCCATGAGGTCCAGGGCCTGTTCGGCATCTTCAAGAAGCCCTGGAATGATCGCGAACTGCTCAAGCGTGTCGAGGCCCTGGCCTCGCTGCGCAAGGGATGA
- a CDS encoding acyl-CoA desaturase, with protein MSISITGLQAHRIQAQAGSSVLEGRVRFAPLKSLWLCSMLLAVLLFGPATLDWTTLGLFMASTGCVLLFGHSLGSHRKLIHDSFQCPAWLEYALVYLGVQVGLAGPLGLLRQHELRDYAQRLPDCHPYLRHGTGFWRDAFWQLHCELVLDRPPELRLEPRLAGHSYYRWLERTWMLQQLPIAALLYLAGGWGFVVWGVCARIVAGVIGHWLIGHLAHNHGPTHYEVRGAAVQGHNIRWTSLLTMGECWHNNHHAFPGSARLGLFDGEWDPGWWMLCLLERLGLVWHLRLPQDLPARPEFMAQSVQARDGLATRRPCYLGRLWQALSA; from the coding sequence ATGTCGATATCCATCACCGGCCTGCAAGCGCATCGGATTCAAGCCCAAGCCGGATCCAGCGTGCTCGAGGGACGGGTGCGGTTCGCACCGCTGAAGTCGCTCTGGCTGTGCTCGATGTTGCTGGCCGTGCTGCTGTTCGGGCCGGCGACCCTGGACTGGACCACGCTGGGCCTGTTCATGGCCAGTACCGGCTGCGTGCTGTTGTTCGGGCATTCGCTAGGCAGCCATCGCAAGCTGATCCACGACAGCTTCCAATGCCCGGCCTGGCTGGAGTACGCCCTGGTCTACCTGGGCGTGCAGGTCGGCCTGGCAGGGCCGCTGGGCCTGCTGCGCCAGCACGAGTTGCGCGACTACGCGCAGCGCCTGCCGGATTGCCACCCCTACCTCCGCCATGGCACCGGCTTCTGGCGGGATGCTTTCTGGCAGCTGCATTGCGAGCTGGTGCTCGACCGGCCGCCCGAGCTGCGCCTGGAACCGCGTCTGGCCGGGCATAGCTACTACCGCTGGCTGGAGCGGACCTGGATGTTGCAGCAGCTGCCCATCGCTGCTCTGCTCTACCTGGCTGGCGGCTGGGGTTTCGTGGTCTGGGGCGTCTGCGCCCGTATCGTGGCCGGCGTCATCGGCCATTGGCTGATCGGCCACCTGGCCCACAACCATGGGCCCACGCACTACGAGGTGCGGGGCGCGGCCGTCCAGGGGCACAACATCCGCTGGACTTCGCTGCTGACCATGGGCGAGTGCTGGCACAACAACCACCATGCGTTTCCCGGCTCGGCCCGGCTGGGCCTGTTCGATGGCGAATGGGATCCGGGCTGGTGGATGCTCTGCCTGCTAGAGCGCCTGGGCCTGGTCTGGCATCTGAGGCTGCCTCAGGACCTGCCTGCTCGCCCGGAGTTTATGGCCCAGTCGGTACAGGCCAGGGATGGGCTGGCGACCCGGCGGCCCTGCTACCTGGGCCGGCTCTGGCAGGCACTGTCCGCCTGA